The following proteins are encoded in a genomic region of Oreochromis aureus strain Israel breed Guangdong linkage group 8, ZZ_aureus, whole genome shotgun sequence:
- the pde6gb gene encoding phosphodiesterase 6G, cGMP-specific, rod, gamma, paralog b, whose product MNLEPPKAEIKSATRVSGGPATPRKGPPKFKQRQTRQFKSKPPKKGVQGFGDDIPGMEGLGTDITVICPWEAFNHLELHELAQYGII is encoded by the exons ATGAATCTTGAGCCACCCAAAGCTGAGATCAAGTCGGCCACCCGCGTCAGCGGAGGCCCCGCCACCCCACGCAAGGGACCCCCCAAGTTCAAGCAGAGGCAGACTCGTCAGTTCAAGAGCAAGCCTCCAAAGAAGGGAGTCCAGGG ATTTGGAGATGATATCCCTGGAATGGAGGGCTTAGGCACAG ACATCACTGTCATTTGCCCGTGGGAGGCCTTCAATCACCTGGAGCTGCATGAGCTGGCCCAGTATGGTATCATCTGA